In Leptospira congkakensis, one DNA window encodes the following:
- a CDS encoding DUF4269 domain-containing protein, which yields MQSLQTNPFLGTDYLQFGTPKQQELAIDLEKWKILKSLHGFKPTLAGTIPLDIDTDSSDVDLLVKFNIPAHLQKICYAKFRNLPNYSFSEKTMALRVTLICRFETKKFQYEIFGQSVEPTDQYAWIHMMVENRFLKLADPSFRDEIRNLKKQGIKTEPAFCQILDLKGDPYKTLVLWNQKSDEQFQELLLKRGFQTIPN from the coding sequence CCAATCCGTTTCTTGGTACAGACTACTTACAGTTCGGTACTCCAAAACAACAGGAATTGGCAATTGATTTAGAAAAATGGAAAATTCTAAAATCTTTACATGGTTTCAAACCTACATTGGCTGGCACCATTCCCTTGGATATCGATACAGATTCTAGCGATGTGGATCTCTTAGTAAAATTCAATATCCCGGCGCATTTACAAAAGATTTGTTATGCAAAGTTTCGCAATTTACCAAATTATAGTTTTTCTGAAAAAACAATGGCCCTTCGCGTAACTCTAATTTGTCGATTTGAAACTAAAAAATTTCAATATGAAATCTTTGGACAATCGGTGGAACCAACAGATCAATATGCTTGGATTCATATGATGGTAGAAAATCGATTTTTAAAATTAGCGGATCCATCCTTTCGAGATGAAATTCGTAATCTAAAAAAACAAGGAATCAAAACAGAACCTGCGTTTTGTCAAATTTTGGATCTAAAGGGAGATCCGTATAAAACATTAGTTTTATGGAATCAAAAATCGGATGAACAGTTTCAAGAATTACTTTTGAAACGAGGGTTTCAAACCATTCCGAACTGA